The region TTTGAAAAAAGAAAGAGAGCAATAGCAATATAGAAACCAGCACTTCTAAATAAAAACCTGCGTAAGTAAAGGATTGAGCCAATTCTGGATAGGTACCCAATTGTTGTAACAATGGTCTGGCGTGAATCAAATCATTGGAAACTACCTCGAGCAATTGCCCCTTACGCCATAATTCTCCGTTTTTAAAAATCCAACTAGAAAAATATATTAAGAACAATTGAAATTGAAAACCCAACTGAGCCAACTTCCCAAAATTAAAAAAGCTTGCCTTTTGATTCTGGAAAAATTGAAATCTACGATTCAAAGGCAAAAACATCGCCCAGAATAAGGCCGTTTCCTCTAGGTGTTCCACGCCATGAGAGAGATAAGGGTTGGTAGTTATCAAACTAGCGAAAGTTATGAAAAGCACTGGTGTGATCCATTTTGTCTTATAGCCTATCACAAACAAAATGCTGAGCAACAACATTAAAGACAGCAAAAAATAGTACCAAAGATTAGAATCTGACCAATTAAATAAGGGAAAACTCTTTCCGTAATAATCGCTCGCACTTGCTTCTGGAAGCCACTGGTTATTATTGTAATAAACACCTACAGCTGGAAAACGATAAACAATTAAATTATAGATAAGAGCAAAACCTAATGCAATTCTGAAAAGTCCTAGAGACCTTAGGTCAAAAGAAATGGTGTTGCGTTCTAAATAACCCAATAGCTTTTCAAACATTTAATAAAAGTATGCATTTAATAATTCAAAAGCTCCTCAATCTTGTCCTTCACTTTCTGTGTACTAGGAATCATGGTTTCTTCTAAAATAGAATTCAGTGGTATGGCAGGCATATTTTCAGAACCTATGACCATTACTGGTGCATCTATGTATTTAAAACACTCTTCTTGTATACGACCTTGCAAGGCACGAGAGAAACTATTATCACTAGGCTCTTCAGTTACCACCAAACATTTACCACATTTCTTGACACTAGTAAAAACCGTCTCATAATCCAGCGGATGCAAGGATCTTAAATCCACAATTTCTACTCTATCTTGTAAACCAAGCTCTGCAGTGGCATTCATTGCCCAATGCACACCCATTCCATAGGTAATGATACTCAGCGTTTCCTCTTCTTCTTTTTTCCAGATTTCTTGTAGTACCCAAGCTTTTCCAAAAGGCAATACATAATCCTCACTAGGCTCCACACTCGTGGCCCCTTTAGTTCCTTTAACTTTAGACCAATACAATCCTTTATGTTCAAAAATCACTACCGGATTCGGGTCGTAATAGGCCGCTTTCATCAGTCCTTTTAAGTCGGCGCCGTTTGATGGATAAGCAATTTTTAAACCTCTTATATTAGAAACTACACTTTCCATAGAACTGGAATGGTAAGGCCCACCAGAACCATATGCACCTATAGGTACTCGTAATATCATGGATACTGGCCATTTTCCATTACTTAAATAGCAAGAACGTGACACCTCTGTAAACAGCTGATTCAACCCAGGCCAGATGTAATCTGCAAATTGTACTTCTACAATCGGTTTTAATCCTGCGGCACTCATTCCTACCGTACTTCCTACGATAAAGGCTTCTTGTATAGGCGTGTTGAATACTCTATTGTCACCAAATTTTTGAGCCAAGGTTGCTGCTTCTCTAAAAACACCGCCCAATCTTCCTCCTACATCTTGTCCGTAGAGCAAGCATTCTGGGTGTTTTCTCATCAATTCCTCGATGGCAAATAAGGCACAATCTACCATGACCACCTTCTCTGCACCTTCTGGAGAACGCTCTCCTTTTTCTTCTGTAATTGGTGTTGGTGCAAAATCGTTGGTAAATAAATCGGCTGGTTCTGGGTCAGGTTGTTGTAAAGCGAGGTCTAGTGCTTTTTTTACTTCCGCTTTCGCGAAAGCGTCATAAGCATCCACATCCTGCTCACTAAAATCATTATCGAAAAGTAACTTTCTCATACGCGGGTATGGGTCACGGCTTCTCGCCTCTTCCAAATCATCACGGTAAAACTCCATGCGCACACCACTCGTGTGGTGATTTAACAATGGCACGGTGGCATGAACCAAAAATGGCCTGCGCTCGGTTCTTATTTTTTCAATCACCTCATTTAAGGTGTTGTAACTTTCTTCAAAATCAGTCCCATCTATAGAAATAGCTTCTATACCGTGAAACCCTGCAGCATATTCAGCAGCGTTTTGAGCACGTGTTTCGGCCGCACTAGCACTAATATCCCAACCGTTATCTTGTACTAAATAAAGAATAGGCAATTGTTTGAGCGCTGCCATTTGAAAAGCCTCAGCAATTTCTCCTTCGGTCACACTGGCGTCACCTAAGGAACAGACTACTATAGAATCTGAAGTCACACTGGAATCTGAACTAGCATCTACGGCTGCTCTTTGCTCTTCACTTAAGCTCTCTCGGTAATGAAATCCAAGAGCTACACCTGTAGCAGGAATAGCCTGCATTCCAGTAGCACTGGACTGATGCGGGATTTTTGGCTTGTCATCATCCCTTAAAGAGGGATGCGAGTAATAGGTGCGTCCACCAGAAAACGGATCGTCCTTTTTTGCCAAGAGTTGCAACATCAAGTCATAAGGCTTCATTCCTATAGACAGTAACATCGCGTCGTCTCGGTAATAGGGAAATGCATAATCCTGCGGCAATAGTTGCATCCCTAACGCAGTCTGTATCACCTCATGACCGCGACTGGTCGCGTGAACATACTTAGAAACAGTTTTGAAGTTTGCTTCATAGAGTTCCGTCATGGACTTAGCAGTAACTAGGTTTTTGTATGCTTGTTCTAATAATGACTTTTCCAATTGTTTATTTTTATGTCAAGCCGTTGAAGAACGGCTTCGCTTAATAATTAATTCAATAGACTTTTAAATCGTCTTCGACAAGCTCAGACTGATATCTGTCTTCTGTATTTTAAAAATCTTTATCCGGCGCTTGTTCTAAATTTAAAGCCACTTGCTTTAAAAAACTTCCTCCTAAAAATCCATCTACTACTCTGTGGTCAAAAGATAAGGATAACATCATCATACTGCGTATTTCTATAGCATCCACACCATCTTTTGTCATTACCTCAGCGCGTTTTTTGATGATTCCTGTCGCGAGAATAGCTACTTCTGGCTGATTGATAATAGGGGTTCCCATAAGGGACCCAAAAGTTCCGACATTAGAAATGGTAAAAGTACCTCCTTTGATATCATCCCCTCCTAGTTTGTTTTCTCTCGCTAGGTTTGCCATCCGATTCACATCGGCTGCGATTTCTGGTAGGGATTTTTGATCGGCATTTTGCACTACTGGAACAATTAAATTTCCAGAGGGCAACGCCGTTGCCATTCCTACA is a window of Nonlabens sp. MB-3u-79 DNA encoding:
- a CDS encoding thiamine pyrophosphate-dependent enzyme, with protein sequence MTELYEANFKTVSKYVHATSRGHEVIQTALGMQLLPQDYAFPYYRDDAMLLSIGMKPYDLMLQLLAKKDDPFSGGRTYYSHPSLRDDDKPKIPHQSSATGMQAIPATGVALGFHYRESLSEEQRAAVDASSDSSVTSDSIVVCSLGDASVTEGEIAEAFQMAALKQLPILYLVQDNGWDISASAAETRAQNAAEYAAGFHGIEAISIDGTDFEESYNTLNEVIEKIRTERRPFLVHATVPLLNHHTSGVRMEFYRDDLEEARSRDPYPRMRKLLFDNDFSEQDVDAYDAFAKAEVKKALDLALQQPDPEPADLFTNDFAPTPITEEKGERSPEGAEKVVMVDCALFAIEELMRKHPECLLYGQDVGGRLGGVFREAATLAQKFGDNRVFNTPIQEAFIVGSTVGMSAAGLKPIVEVQFADYIWPGLNQLFTEVSRSCYLSNGKWPVSMILRVPIGAYGSGGPYHSSSMESVVSNIRGLKIAYPSNGADLKGLMKAAYYDPNPVVIFEHKGLYWSKVKGTKGATSVEPSEDYVLPFGKAWVLQEIWKKEEEETLSIITYGMGVHWAMNATAELGLQDRVEIVDLRSLHPLDYETVFTSVKKCGKCLVVTEEPSDNSFSRALQGRIQEECFKYIDAPVMVIGSENMPAIPLNSILEETMIPSTQKVKDKIEELLNY